CGGCTGATCAGCGCTTGGAGCCCTTGAGGGTTCCGGTGGTCTTCTTCCCGCCGTCGGTCACCACGCAGGCGGCCTTCTTGTCGACGCGGAACGAGATTCCCTTGGCAGGAGCGATGTACGTGACGTCGAGCTCGGAGCTCATCGGGTCGGACCCGACGTAGCGGGCGAAGTCCTTGAAGCACCGTTCTTCGACCACCTTCCTGATCTCGTCCTGGGTGGCGTCGTTCGGCAGGTCGACCTTGAAGGCCGTGAACACCTCACCCTCGTGCGGCTTGGAGCACGGCGTGATCTCGAGGGTCGACCCGACGCGACCGGTGAGGATCTTGGGAAGGCAGTCACCGACCTTGATCCGCGCGAGCCCGATGTCACCGGATCCGGTCTCCCGGGCCTTGTCCTGCTTCTGGTCCTCGTTCACGCCCACCGCGACGAGCGCGATGCCCGCGGCGATCACGAGGAAGCTGATCACGATGGCGGCGATCGCGAGGCCCTTGCCGGCGGCCTCGTTCCGCTTGGCCTTGCTCAGCACGATGAAGCCCATGATGATCGCGGCGATCTGGGTCAGGCAGATCGGGATGAACGAGAGCACCAGCGCGATGATCGCCATCGTCTTGCTCGGCTCCGGGGTGCCGCCGCCGTACGCCGGAGGGTAGGCCTGGTAGCCGGTCGGGGGCGGCGGGTAGCCACCGGGTGCCGGCGCCGGCGGGGCCGGGTACGCCGGTGGGGCGGACGGCGGAGCCGGGTAGGTCGGCGGGGTGGGGCCGGTCGGCGGAGTGGGCGGAGTCGGCGGCGTCTGATCGCTCATGGCGCACAGTCAACACGAGATCGCGGCCGCGAGCGCAACTACCCGCGACCGACGTGGAAGCCCGTGATGCGCGCCGTACCGACGTCGAGGGACTCCCAGGGCCCGGAGACTTCGAGGACCGTCAGCGCGGACGTCGGGTACCCGGCACTGATCTCGGCGAACACCGCCGGGTCCGCACCGCCGTCGTCGAGCAGGTGCACCAGGTAGGCCATCGTCGGGTTGTGACCCACCAGCAGCACCGTGGCCGCGTCCGGGGGAACCGTTCGGAGGATCTCCAGGGCACCATCGGTGCCGGCGCTGTACAAGGACTTGTCGGTGACCGCGCCGGCACTCCAGCCCGCCCCGTCCGCCACGGCCTGCCAGGTCCCCTGGGTGCGCGCCGCGGAGGAGACCACGACGTGGTCCGGGGTGATCCCCACCGACGCTGCCCAGCGTCCGGCAGCGGTGGCGTCCGCGACACCGCGCGGCAGCAGCTCGCGGTCGTGGTCGCTGGCCGCGACCGGCTCCGCCTTCGCGTGTCGCATGACGACCAGGGTGCGGGTGCTCATGGCTCCATCGTCTCAGGACGCAGTCCCCACCACGAGACGGCGCCACCGAGGACCAGCAGCCCGGTGCAGAACCAGAAGGCCTGGCGGAAGCCGTCGGTCAGGGCGACCGGGTCCTGGTAGTCGGCGCCGCTCAGGCCGACCAGAGCCGGAAGAGCCGCGACCGCGAGCAGCGAACCGGTCCGGGCGACGGCGTTGTTGATGCCGCTGGCCACCCCGGCGTGGTGGTCGGGCGCCGCGGCGAGCACGGCGGCCGTGAGTGGGGAGACCAGCATCGTCAGACCTACGGCGAAGATGGTGATGCCCGGCAGCACGTGCACGACGTACGAGGCGTCCCGGCTCACGAACGAGAGCAGCAGCACGCCCAGGGCGCAGAGGGTCGGCCCGACGCTCATCGGCAGCCGCGGCCCGATCCTCGCCGCCACGGTGGCTGCGCGGGAGGAGAACAGCAGCATGAGGACCGTGATCGGCAGGGTCGCCACCCCTGCCTCCAGCGGTGTGTAGCCGGACGTGACCTGCAGCTGCAGCACGAGCAGGAACAGCACTGCTCCGAGTGCGCCGTAGGTCAGGAAGGTCATCACGTTCGCGGCGGTGAAGATCCGCGAGGAGAACAGCTCCGCCGGGGCCATCGCCCCGGGTCGACGCTCCAGGACCACGAAGACCGCCAGCGCGACCAGGCCGACGACCGCGCCGCCCACCAGCGGCACCGTCGGCAGGTCCCGCCAGGACGTCAGCAGGTAGGTGAGCAGGCCGAGCGCGAGCGTCCCGACGAGCGCACCCGGGACGTCGAACGGCGCGGTCTCCTCCTCGTCGCGCGACTCGGGCACCTGGCGGCCCAACCAGAGCACGAGCACGCACAGCGGGATGTTGAGGGCGAAGATCCAGCGCCAGCTGGCGTTCTCGACCAGGAACCCGCCGATGAACGGGCCCACCGCCGCGGTGATGCCGGCGTACCCGGCCCAGGTCCCGATCGCTGCGGCGCGGTCCTCGGGCCGGAACGAGCCCTGGATGATCGCCAGCGCGCCCGGGGTGAGCAGCGCGGCGGCGACGCCCTGCAGGACCCGGAAGGCGATCAGCTGGCCCGGGGTCTGGGCGAACGCGCACAGCACGCTGGCGACCGCGAAGGCAGCGACGCCGACCAGGTAGACCTTCTTGCGGCCGTGCCGGTCCCCGAGCGAGCTGCCGACCAGGATCAGCGCCGCGAGGCTCAGCAGGTAGCCGTTGACGACCCACTGCAGCGAGACCAGCCCGGCGTCGAGGTCCTCACCGATGCTGCGGACCGCGACGTTGACCACGGTGCCGTCCAGCAGCGCGACCCCCGTGCCGAGGATCACCGTGGCCAGGGTCAGCCGGCCACGCGGCGATCGGAGCTCGAGCACCCGGTCACGGTACGCCAGCGGACCGACGCTCAGGCGCCCATCGCGTGGTAGCCGCCGTCGACGTGGACGATCTCGCCGGTGGTGGCGGGGAAGAAGTCCGAGAGCAGCGCGACGACGGCGCGCGCCGTCGGGTCCAGGTCCACGTTGTCCCAGCCGAGCGGGGCCTTGCCGGACCAGCCCTCCTCGAGGTCGGAGAACCCCGGGATGGCCTTGGCTGCCAGCGTCCGCAGAGGGCCTGCGCTGACCAGGTTCACCCGGATGCCGTCGGGTCCGAGGTCGCGGGCCAGGTAGCGCGCGGTCGACTCGAGACCGGCCTTGGCCACGCCCATCCAGTTGTACGCCGGCCACGCAACGGTCGCGTCGAAGGTCAGGCCGACGATCGAGCCGCCGGGGCCCATCAGCGGCAGGCAGGCCTCGCTGAGCGAGGCCAACGAGTAC
The DNA window shown above is from Marmoricola sp. OAE513 and carries:
- a CDS encoding DUF4190 domain-containing protein encodes the protein MSDQTPPTPPTPPTGPTPPTYPAPPSAPPAYPAPPAPAPGGYPPPPTGYQAYPPAYGGGTPEPSKTMAIIALVLSFIPICLTQIAAIIMGFIVLSKAKRNEAAGKGLAIAAIVISFLVIAAGIALVAVGVNEDQKQDKARETGSGDIGLARIKVGDCLPKILTGRVGSTLEITPCSKPHEGEVFTAFKVDLPNDATQDEIRKVVEERCFKDFARYVGSDPMSSELDVTYIAPAKGISFRVDKKAACVVTDGGKKTTGTLKGSKR
- a CDS encoding histidine phosphatase family protein produces the protein MSTRTLVVMRHAKAEPVAASDHDRELLPRGVADATAAGRWAASVGITPDHVVVSSAARTQGTWQAVADGAGWSAGAVTDKSLYSAGTDGALEILRTVPPDAATVLLVGHNPTMAYLVHLLDDGGADPAVFAEISAGYPTSALTVLEVSGPWESLDVGTARITGFHVGRG
- a CDS encoding MFS transporter, with amino-acid sequence MLELRSPRGRLTLATVILGTGVALLDGTVVNVAVRSIGEDLDAGLVSLQWVVNGYLLSLAALILVGSSLGDRHGRKKVYLVGVAAFAVASVLCAFAQTPGQLIAFRVLQGVAAALLTPGALAIIQGSFRPEDRAAAIGTWAGYAGITAAVGPFIGGFLVENASWRWIFALNIPLCVLVLWLGRQVPESRDEEETAPFDVPGALVGTLALGLLTYLLTSWRDLPTVPLVGGAVVGLVALAVFVVLERRPGAMAPAELFSSRIFTAANVMTFLTYGALGAVLFLLVLQLQVTSGYTPLEAGVATLPITVLMLLFSSRAATVAARIGPRLPMSVGPTLCALGVLLLSFVSRDASYVVHVLPGITIFAVGLTMLVSPLTAAVLAAAPDHHAGVASGINNAVARTGSLLAVAALPALVGLSGADYQDPVALTDGFRQAFWFCTGLLVLGGAVSWWGLRPETMEP
- the fabI gene encoding enoyl-ACP reductase FabI; amino-acid sequence: MGILDGKRILVAGVTMDTSIGFAVAKVAQEQGATVLISNFGRALGITRRIAGRLPAEAPVLELDVTDPEHLQRLPDLVREHVDGLDGVVHSIAYGNPETLLGGRFVGGPWEDVAQAVQVSAYSLASLSEACLPLMGPGGSIVGLTFDATVAWPAYNWMGVAKAGLESTARYLARDLGPDGIRVNLVSAGPLRTLAAKAIPGFSDLEEGWSGKAPLGWDNVDLDPTARAVVALLSDFFPATTGEIVHVDGGYHAMGA